From Pseudomonas hormoni:
CGCCACTTGCTCGGCGCTGCATTGCACACCATCGTCGAACGACAGGCTGCCCTCGACCCGAGCCAGCAGCAACAGTTGCTCAAGGGTCCGGTGCAGGCGGTCGGCGCCCTCCTCGGCCCGGGCCAGGGATTGATCCCGCGCTGCGCCGTCGGTCATGCGCGCCACTTGCAGGTGCGTCTTGATCGCTGTCAGCGGGCTGCGCAATTCGTGGGCCGCGTCACCGGTCAGTCGGCGTTCGCGCTCGATGGTCTTGCCGATACGCTGGAACAACTGGTTCTGGGTATCCAGCAACGGTTGCAATTCGCTGGGCAGCGGCTGGATCTGCAAAGGTTCGAGCGAGTCGGCGCTGCGTCGCATCAAGGCATCGCGCATGCGATTCAGCGGCGCCAACCCCTGGCCGATACCCAGCCAGAGCAGGCACAGGCAACCGAGCAATGCCACGCCGACCGGCACCGAGGCGGCCAGCAGGATCGACATGTTCAGGGCTTCACGCTCAATCTGGCGGTCAGCAGTGGTGATGCGCAGATCGCCACGGGCCAGCGTGAAGCTGCGCCACGGCGCGCCGTCGATCATCTGATCGTGGAAGCCCATTTTCTCGGCTTCCAGGGTTTGTTGCGGATCGGTGTGACTGCGGGCGAGGATTTCGCCGCGCAGGGAGCTGACCTGACACGCCATGCCACCCGGAATGTTCAGTTGTTCCGCGCTGAAATGGGTGCCCTCGCCCTTGGTCGGCAAGGCTGGCAATTGTTCCATCAGGCCGGCGACCATGCGCGCCGATGCCACCAGCCGCTGGTCGAGGGAAAACATCATCTGGTTGCGCAGGTCGCTGAGCATCCAGGCTGCCGCCAGGGCCCAGATCAGCGCAAAGGCGGCACCGAGTGTCAGGCTCAGGCGCAAACGCAGGCTCATCACTTTTTCAATTCCTCTCCACCATCGGCCGGCCCGAGGCGATAACCCAGGCCGCGCACGGTCTCAACAATGCCGTTACCCAGTTTGCGCCGCAGGTGATGGATATGCACGTTGAGGGCGTTGCTTTCCAGTTCATCGTTGAAACCGTAGACGCTGTCTTTCAACTGCTCGGTGGACAGCACCCGACCACGGTTATGCAGCAAGGCCTGCAGCAGCGATTGCTCGCGTCGCGACAAATCCACCGGCTGACCGCCAAGCATGGTTTCGCGGCTGCTCGGATCATAAGTCAGACGGCCGTGCTCGATCAGGTTGACGCTGCGCCCCGCCACCCGTCGCAACAGGGTATGCAGGCGCGCGGCGAGTTCACGCAGGTCGAACGGCTTGAGCAAGTAGTCATCGGCACCGGCTTGCAGGCCGTCGACGCGATCGGTCACCGAATCCCGAGCGGTGAGGATCAGCACCGGGATTTCCAGACCGCTGTTTCGCAACTGCTGCAACAGCTTCAAACCGTCTTCATCCGGCAGCCCGAGGTCGAGCACCATCACGTCGAACTCGGCGACCTTGAGCATCGCCCGGGCAGCCGAGGCCGTGGCCACGTGCTCCACCGTCAGGCCCTGAGCGGTGAGGCCGGCGACAATGCCGCTGGCAATCAGCTCATCGTCTTCGCAAAC
This genomic window contains:
- a CDS encoding ATP-binding protein; its protein translation is MMSLRLRLSLTLGAAFALIWALAAAWMLSDLRNQMMFSLDQRLVASARMVAGLMEQLPALPTKGEGTHFSAEQLNIPGGMACQVSSLRGEILARSHTDPQQTLEAEKMGFHDQMIDGAPWRSFTLARGDLRITTADRQIEREALNMSILLAASVPVGVALLGCLCLLWLGIGQGLAPLNRMRDALMRRSADSLEPLQIQPLPSELQPLLDTQNQLFQRIGKTIERERRLTGDAAHELRSPLTAIKTHLQVARMTDGAARDQSLARAEEGADRLHRTLEQLLLLARVEGSLSFDDGVQCSAEQVAKLAIQDAASGDRQRIKFKVPPVLSHAPVQMPAVLSIAALRNLLDNALRHTPNDGPVELSLETTGSRVQFVVRDHGPGIAEDDLQHLTQRFWRNGQSTGCGLGLAIVQAIVQRCGCTLHFDSRPDGLRVELSMPLQPV
- a CDS encoding response regulator produces the protein MHVLVCEDDELIASGIVAGLTAQGLTVEHVATASAARAMLKVAEFDVMVLDLGLPDEDGLKLLQQLRNSGLEIPVLILTARDSVTDRVDGLQAGADDYLLKPFDLRELAARLHTLLRRVAGRSVNLIEHGRLTYDPSSRETMLGGQPVDLSRREQSLLQALLHNRGRVLSTEQLKDSVYGFNDELESNALNVHIHHLRRKLGNGIVETVRGLGYRLGPADGGEELKK